The genomic DNA GCCGGCGCGCTCACCGGCACCGTCCGCACCCCGGTCACCGTGCTCCGGGCCGCCCGCCGGCTCGCCCGCACCCGCTACGCGGAGGCCCTCGACGACCTCGCCGTCCGGCTCACCGTCAGACCGGCTGTCCCCGACCCCGTCACCGCCGGCACCGGCGCCGCCGCCGACCTCGCCTGGACCGTCCCCGCCCCGGCCGCCCGGCTGCTCTCCGACGAGGCCCTCGCCGTCCTCGCCCAGCGGCTGCGCACCGCCGCCCGCGGGCCCGCACCCGCCGAACACCCCGGCGCCCGCCGCGCCCGGCTCGCCCTACACCGGCACGCCGCCGACTTCCGCACCCTGGTCCACGCCACCGAACAGCACGGCCAGCGGCTGCACGCACCCTTCCTCGACAACCAGGTGGTCCGCGCCGCCCGGCTGCTCCCCGACGAGACCCGGCTGCAACCGGGTGCCCGGCACGCCCTGCTGCGCGCCGTCCTGGCCGGCACCGGCCGGGCCGACCTGCCCGCCGACTGGGGCCGCGGCCCCCGACCCGACCGCCTCACGCCCGCCCGGACCGGTCTGCGCCTGGCCGCCGACACCCTCGCCGACCTGTTCCACCGGCCGCTGCTCGGCGACGCCGGGCTGATCGACGTCCCCGCCGTCCGCCGCACCCTCGCCCTGGCCACCGACCCGGAGCACCCGCTGCCCCCGGCGACCGTCGGCGCCCTCGCCGACCTGATCGCCACCGAACTCTGGCTCCGCCGCACCGCGGCCCGCCGCCACGGCTCCTCCTGGACCAACCTCCCCGGCCCCCGTCGCCCCGCCCTGGACCCCCGGCCCTGAGCGCCCGGCGCCGAGCGCCCGCCCGAGCGCCCGCCCGGGCTCCCGCCGTGCGGCGTGCCGACCGGGAGCGGCCGCGCCCAGCGGGAATCATGGTCCGGGTGAGAGAACCATTCCCCGTGCTCGGTGAGGCGCCGGCCGGGCGCCCCGGGGTGTTGGCGGCGTGCGACGGCTCCGACGGTTCGCTGTGGGCGCTCGACCGCGCGATGACCGAGGCGGAGCTGTTCCGGCTGCCGCTCTACGTCCTCGCGGTGGTCAACCCGTCGCCGACCGGGTACCCGCCGGGGATGGCCGAGCTGGTGCAGGAGAGCGTCGAGCACCTCACCGCGAGCATGGCGGACGGCCTGCGCCGCGCCGTCTCCACCGTCCAGGCGGCCCGTGAGCGGCCGTACGGCGGCGAGCTCTCGCTGCACGTGGTGCTCGGCAACGTGATCGAGGTGCTGCTGCAGACCGCGTCCGCCCACCACACGCTGGTGGTCGGCACCCGGGGCAACGGCGGCTTCGCCCGGCTGCTGCTGGGCTCGGTGAGCACCGCGGCGGTGCACCACTGCTCGCGCCCCGTACTGGTCGTCCCGGCGCCCCCGGTGACCTGAGCGGCCGCCGCGGGGGAATGCCGACCAGATGGTTGAGCGTTCACCAATGGTTACCCCGTACGGCAACCCCTGGAGTCCCGCGTCATGAAGGTCGAGATCTACTCGGACATCGCCTGCCCCTGGTGCTACATCGGCAAGCGCCGCTTCGAGCAGGCGCTGGAGCGCTTCGAGGGCAAGGACGGCGTCGAGGTGGTCTTCCGGCCGTACCAGCTGGTGCCGGACGCGTCCGAGGAGCCGCGCAACCACCGCGAGTGGCTGGCCGAGCGCTACGGTCCGCAGTCGGTCGCGATGGACGCCCGGGTCGCCGAGCTGGGCCGCGCCGAGGGCATCAGCTACGACTTCGACGCCGCGATCGAGGTCAACACCCTGCTCGCGCACCGGCTGCTGCACCTCGCCGAGACCGCGTACGGCCCGGCCGTGCAGACGGACCTCAAGGAGCGGCTGCTCAAGGCGCACTTCTCCGACGGCGTCAACGTCGGCGACCGCGCCGCGCTCACCGCGATCGCCGCGGCCGCGGGGCTGGACGCCGAGCGGGTCGCCGCCTACCTGGCCGGCGACGAGGGCACCGCCGAGGTCCGCGCCCAGCTGGCCGCCGCCCGCGACCTGGGCATCAGCGCGGTGCCGACCTTCGTCTTCGAAGGGCGCTGGGCGGTCCAGGGCGGGCAGGAGGCGGACACCTTCCTCTCCGTGCTGCGCCAAGTCGCCGCCGAGACCGGCGCCGTCGCCCCGTCCCCGGCCGAGGGCTGCGCCGACGACGCCTGCGCGGTCTGACCGCGTCCCCGGACCGGGACGGGCTCAGCAGCTGAACCTGGCCGACGCCCAGTCCGCCACGTCCAGCCGGCCGAGCCCGCCCGTCGCGGGCTCCACGACCAGCCGGATCCAGCGCTGCCCGGAGAGCGGGGCGTGCACCCGCACCGCCCCGTCCCCGGCACCCACCCGGCCCGAGGTCCACAGCGTGCGGCCGTCGCCGCCCTGCACGGAGAACTCCACCCGGCCGAGCTTCAGGCCGAGGTCGTCCAGCCCGGCCACCGCGTCGAACGAGTCGCACGGCCGGTTGAGGTCGATCCGCACGCTGGACGGCACCCGCACCGCCAGGACGTGCGCGTAGTGCGACCCGCCCACCCAGGACCCGCCGGTGCGCACCACCTGCCCGCGGCCGCGGATCACCGGGCTGTCCTCGGGCACCCGGTTGCCGCCGACGAACGGCAGCTCGTCCAGCCAGAAAGTGCTCGGCGGCTGCACCACCGGCGGTTCGACCACCGGCGGCTCCGGAGGCTGCGGCGGCTCCGGGGGAGTGACGGTCGGGGTCGGCACCGGCGGGGGCGTCGGCGTCGGCGACTCGACCGCCGGGGGCTCCGGCGTCGGGGTCGGGCTGGGCACGGGCACCGCCCGCGACGCCGGCGTGGGTGTGGGTGAAGGTGTCGGGGTCGGGCTGGGCTCCGGCTCCGGCTCGGACGGCGCGGGGCTCGGCGCGGGCGGCGGCGGGGCCACCGGCGGCACGGCCGGAGCCGAGGACACGGGCGGAGCGGCCACCGGGGCCGGCGGCGCCTGCTCCGGCGAGCCGGTCAGCGCGTACGCGGCCACCGCCGCCACCGCCACCGCGACACCGGCCGCGATGCCCGCCTTGGCGGCCGCGCCCAGCCCCTCCCCGGCCACCGCCCCGACACCCGAGCCGGACCCGCCGGCCGCACCCGCGCCGCCGGCCGCCGCACCTGCACCCGCGCCGCCGGCCGCCGTTCCGCCCGCCGTCGCCGTTCCCGCCGCCGCACCGCCCGCCGCCGTGCCCGCGACCACGCCGCCGGCCACCACCGCACCACCGGCCACGGCCGCCGCGGCGGCCGTGAAGTACCCGGACCCGACCCAGAGCAGCACGCCCCCGGGCAGGACGGCCCGCAGGCTGTGGTTGATGTCGGCCAGCTCCAGGTACGCCGCCGTGCAGCGGTCGCACTCCTGGATGTGCTTCCCGACCTCCGCCGAGGCCCGCTTGCGCAGCGACCCGCGCGCGTACGCGCCGAGCCGGTTGGCGTACGCCGCGCAGCCGGAGGCCTGGCTGCCCGACACGTGGGCCTGCAGGAAGGCGGCGGCCAGCCGGTCGCGCGCCCGGTGCGCCTGCACCGCCGTCGCGTTGGCGGTCTTGCCGAGCATCACCGCCACCGTCTTCGGCGACTCCCGCTCGACCTCGGTGTGCCAGAGCACCACCCGGTCGTCCTCGGGCAGCTCGGCGTAGGCCTGCATGACCATCCGCCGGTCGGCCAGGGCCATCGCCCAGGCGTCCGCCCCGGGATCGGCCAGGTCGAACTCCACGGTCGCGGCCGAGGTCTCCGCGAACAGGCTGAAGTCGTCGACCAGTTGTTCGCGCCGGTCGCTGCGGCCCCAGGCCGCCGCCACGTTGCGCACCGCCGTCAGCAGGTAGGCGCGGACCGCGAACTCCGGCCCCTTGCCCGCCTTCAGCGCCTGCAGCGTGCGGGCGAACACCTCGCCTGCCAGGTCCTCCGCGGTGAAGCTGTCCCGGCAGCACGTCCGGGCGTAGCGGCGCACCGAGTCGGCGTGCCGCCGGTAGATCTCCTCGTACGCGGCGTCGTCCCCGGCCCGGACCCGGGCCGTCAACTCGGCGTCGGAGGGCGGGCGCTCGCCGTCGACCGGATCGGCGGGCGCGGGCACCACGGCCCGCACCGCATCGGCCTCGGCGTGGCGGCCGAACTCGCGCGGCCCGACGAACGCCGCCGGGCTGACCCCGCCCTGCCCGGCGGCCGCCTGACCCGGCACCCGGCCGGACAGCGACTCACGGGCCGGGCTGCCGCCCTGGTCCGGCACGTGGCCGGGCGTCCCCAGTCCGGGCCTGAACTCGCCGGGCCCGTACTCGCTCTGCTCCTCGGCGCTCACCCCCGACCTCCGGACAGCTCGGGGGAGGGAACGGCACGCAATGGGACAATGGCTCCAACCACGGGCAAAGAATGGCATAGCGCGAGGTCCACCGGTAGCCGGACCGGCCCGACCCACTCTTCCGGGCAGCGCCCGCCGATCGGTTCGGACAGCCGACCGACTGCCCGAACCGGAACGGCCCGCCCCCGGTCGCTCAGGCCGCCCGCAGCCCCTGCAGCAGGATCTCCAACAGCCGCTCGCCCGGCGAACCGTCCGTCCGCCCGGCCGCCGCCCGCGCCGCGGCCGCGTGCACCGGAACGGCCGCGGTCAGCACCAGCACCACGTCCGACACGCTCACTCCCGGCCGCAGCTCCCCTGCCGCACCGGCCCGCGCGACCAGCGCCGCCAGCAGGTGCAGCAGCAGCCGCGGATCGGCCGACTCCTCGACCGGCTCGTCCGGCACCGGCGCGAACGCCCGCTGCTCCGCACCACGCTGCTCCGGCACCCGACCGATCTCCTCCGCGTACCGGAAGGCGTCCGGCGGCAGCAGCCTGCCCGCGCCCGACGCCGCCGCCCGCTCCAGGAAGCCCGACAGCGCCTCCCACGGACCGGCGGTGGAGCCGTACAGCGACTCCCGGGCCTGCGCGGTCAGCCAGGCGACCTCCTCGGCCGCGATCCGCTGGACCAGCACCTCCTTGCTCGGGAAACGCCGGTACACGGTGCCGACACCGACCCCGGCGCGGCGCGCGACCTCCTCCATCGGCGCGCCGTAGCCGAGTTCGCCGAACACCTCACGGGCGGCCCGCAGCACGCTCTCCAGGTTCCGCCGGGCGTCCACCCGCAGCCGGGATCCGCCGCCGCGGCCGGCCCCCTGCTCCACCTCGACCGGACCGCGCTGCTCGGGCACCACATGCCGGCCCACGGCCACCGGCAGTACCGTCGCGCGTTCCTGATCAGTCATCTCAACCTCCCCCGAAGGCGCCCGCCCCGGGCGCCGAACAGTCCAACCAGCGCACCCCCCGGTGCAACCCTTCCCCGGAACCCCGCCCTCCAGTCGGGCGGCTCGCGGGCGGCTCCGGAGCAGCCGGGCCCGGACCGGCTCCCTCGGCGGCCCGACGCACAATCCGACCATAGTTCAAGGAAGTTCGCGGAAGAAGTGGACCTTTGCCCATCCGATGCCCATCCGATCCGATCCGGAGTGTGGACAAGAGGCCTCCCGGGGGTGCGTCATAGGGGGACACAACAAGGACGTGAAGCGGATCACAGCACAGACGGCGGCCGGAGGTGCCCCATCAGGATCCTGATCATCGGCGGCGGCTGCGCCGGCATGACCACCGCCGGCCGCCTCCAGCAGCTGCTCCGCACGGAACTCCGATCGGGTGACACCGAGATCACCGTCGTCGAGCCGCAGCCCTACCTGACCTACCAGCCCCTGCTCGCCGAGGTGGCCGCCGGCTCCATCGACCCGCGGCACGTCGTCGTCCCGCTGCGCCGCGCCCTGCCGGACTGCCGGGTGCTCACCGCCCGGGTCACCAGGATCGACCACGCCACCAAGCGGGCCTGGGTCGACGCCGCCCCGCGCGGCGAGCTCCGGCTGCCCACCGAAATCCCCTACGACGTGCTGGTGGTGGCGCCGGGAGCGGTCTCCAGGACCGTCCCCGTCCCCGGCCTCGCGGAGCACGGCCTCGGCTTCGCCACCGTCGGCGAGGCGGTCAGCCTGCGCAACCACGTCCTCGAACAGCTCGACCTCGCCTCCACCACCCGCGACCCCGAGCTCCGCCAGGCCGCGCTCACCTTCGTCTTCGTCGGCGCCGGCTACGCGGGCGTCGGCGCGCTCGCCGAACTCGAGGACATGGCCCGGTACGCGGTCAAGGGCTTCCACAACCTCACCACCGACGACCTGCGCTGGGTGCTGGTCGAGGCGACCGACCGGATCCTCCCCGAGGAGTCCGTCGAGCTCGCCGCCCACACCCTCGCCCAGCTGCGCGACCGGGCGGTCGACGTCCGGCTCTCCACCAAGCTGGAGTCCGCCGCCGACCGCCTGATGGTGCTCTCCGACGGCAGCCGCTTCGCCGCCCGCACCCTGGTCTGGACGGCCGGCGTCCGCCCGGCCCCCGTACTCCGCCTCACCGACCTCCCGCTCGACGCCGAGAGCCGGGTGCCCTGCCTGCCCACCCTCCAGGTCGCCACCGCCGACGGCACCGTACTGCCCGACGCCTGGGCCGCCGGCGACTGCGCCGCCGTCCCCGACCCCACCCGCGACGGCGACCCCTGTGCCCCCAACGCCCAGCACGCCCTCGCCCAGGCCGCCCTGCTCGCCGAGAACCTGGTCGCCGTCCTGACGGGCCGGGCGCTCACCGAGTACCGGCCCGGACCGGCCGCCTGCTC from Kitasatospora terrestris includes the following:
- a CDS encoding DsbA family oxidoreductase; this translates as MKVEIYSDIACPWCYIGKRRFEQALERFEGKDGVEVVFRPYQLVPDASEEPRNHREWLAERYGPQSVAMDARVAELGRAEGISYDFDAAIEVNTLLAHRLLHLAETAYGPAVQTDLKERLLKAHFSDGVNVGDRAALTAIAAAAGLDAERVAAYLAGDEGTAEVRAQLAAARDLGISAVPTFVFEGRWAVQGGQEADTFLSVLRQVAAETGAVAPSPAEGCADDACAV
- a CDS encoding universal stress protein, with product MREPFPVLGEAPAGRPGVLAACDGSDGSLWALDRAMTEAELFRLPLYVLAVVNPSPTGYPPGMAELVQESVEHLTASMADGLRRAVSTVQAARERPYGGELSLHVVLGNVIEVLLQTASAHHTLVVGTRGNGGFARLLLGSVSTAAVHHCSRPVLVVPAPPVT
- a CDS encoding sigma-70 family RNA polymerase sigma factor, with product MSAEEQSEYGPGEFRPGLGTPGHVPDQGGSPARESLSGRVPGQAAAGQGGVSPAAFVGPREFGRHAEADAVRAVVPAPADPVDGERPPSDAELTARVRAGDDAAYEEIYRRHADSVRRYARTCCRDSFTAEDLAGEVFARTLQALKAGKGPEFAVRAYLLTAVRNVAAAWGRSDRREQLVDDFSLFAETSAATVEFDLADPGADAWAMALADRRMVMQAYAELPEDDRVVLWHTEVERESPKTVAVMLGKTANATAVQAHRARDRLAAAFLQAHVSGSQASGCAAYANRLGAYARGSLRKRASAEVGKHIQECDRCTAAYLELADINHSLRAVLPGGVLLWVGSGYFTAAAAAVAGGAVVAGGVVAGTAAGGAAAGTATAGGTAAGGAGAGAAAGGAGAAGGSGSGVGAVAGEGLGAAAKAGIAAGVAVAVAAVAAYALTGSPEQAPPAPVAAPPVSSAPAVPPVAPPPPAPSPAPSEPEPEPSPTPTPSPTPTPASRAVPVPSPTPTPEPPAVESPTPTPPPVPTPTVTPPEPPQPPEPPVVEPPVVQPPSTFWLDELPFVGGNRVPEDSPVIRGRGQVVRTGGSWVGGSHYAHVLAVRVPSSVRIDLNRPCDSFDAVAGLDDLGLKLGRVEFSVQGGDGRTLWTSGRVGAGDGAVRVHAPLSGQRWIRLVVEPATGGLGRLDVADWASARFSC
- a CDS encoding NAD(P)/FAD-dependent oxidoreductase, with translation MRHRGTQQGREADHSTDGGRRCPIRILIIGGGCAGMTTAGRLQQLLRTELRSGDTEITVVEPQPYLTYQPLLAEVAAGSIDPRHVVVPLRRALPDCRVLTARVTRIDHATKRAWVDAAPRGELRLPTEIPYDVLVVAPGAVSRTVPVPGLAEHGLGFATVGEAVSLRNHVLEQLDLASTTRDPELRQAALTFVFVGAGYAGVGALAELEDMARYAVKGFHNLTTDDLRWVLVEATDRILPEESVELAAHTLAQLRDRAVDVRLSTKLESAADRLMVLSDGSRFAARTLVWTAGVRPAPVLRLTDLPLDAESRVPCLPTLQVATADGTVLPDAWAAGDCAAVPDPTRDGDPCAPNAQHALAQAALLAENLVAVLTGRALTEYRPGPAACSTSLGLRKAVAHTRSGNRVTGRRAWWLHRARHLRRLPSTDRRIRVLTDWLLGGLFSREVVTLGAVENPRAEFEAGFTENRIPGARPES
- a CDS encoding helix-turn-helix domain-containing protein, which codes for MTDQERATVLPVAVGRHVVPEQRGPVEVEQGAGRGGGSRLRVDARRNLESVLRAAREVFGELGYGAPMEEVARRAGVGVGTVYRRFPSKEVLVQRIAAEEVAWLTAQARESLYGSTAGPWEALSGFLERAAASGAGRLLPPDAFRYAEEIGRVPEQRGAEQRAFAPVPDEPVEESADPRLLLHLLAALVARAGAAGELRPGVSVSDVVLVLTAAVPVHAAAARAAAGRTDGSPGERLLEILLQGLRAA